Genomic window (Paenibacillus sp. 37):
GAATTCATTATGGCTAAGCCAGTAGATGTTCCAACATATGTGGAGTACGGTGTTGCCGATATCGGAATTGTTGGTAAAGACGTGCTGCTGGAGGAAGATCGGGATGTGTACGAACTGTTGAATCTGGGAATCGCTCAGTGCCGTATGTCTGTGATCGGACTTCCCGACTGGAAGCCAGGCATCCAGCAACGTGTTGCAACGAAGTATCCAAGGATTGCTTCACAGTATTTCCGGGAGCAGGGGCAACAGGTCGAGGTGATCAAGCTGAATGGTTCCATTGAGCTTGCGCCTTTGATTGGTCTGGCAGACCGGATTGTCGATCTGGTGGAGACAGGTCAGACACTGCGCGAGAACGGATTGGTGGAGATGACGGGTATTCTGGACATCACCAGCCGTCTTATCGCCAATCGGGTAAGTTATCGGATGAAAAACGCACGAATCCAGGCTTTGTGTGATGCACTTCAGCAGGTCATTCCGGCATCAAATGAGATTTCAGCGGGAAGCCTTCGGGGATAAATCACTGAGAAGCAAGAAATGCAAGGTAGCAAGGAACGAGAAATATACAAACGGAATAACCAAAGAATGAAAGGATAGAAGCAAGAAACGAGAAAAATCAGAATCGAATTGGCCATATAAAGGCAGGCATTACAGAGGATGAGGAGGTTGTACGTATGAAAATTGTACCTGCACGTGAGTTTGATCTGAAGCGGGAAGTGGAGTATGGCACGCCAGAGCAAAATGAAACGGTACGGCGTATTGTCAGCGACATTCGCCGTGAGGGTGATGCGGCACTGCTGCGTTACACGGAGCAGCTGGACCGCACGAAGCTGACGGCCGCGGAATTGCGCGTGCCGCAGGAAGAGCTGCAGGCGGCTTATGCAGCCGTGGAGCCATCCTTTGTGACGGCGATTCGGCAAGCCGCCGCCAACATTCGTGCGTTTCACGAGAAGCAGAAACGCAACTCGTGGATGGATTGGCAGCCGGACGGCAGCCTGCTGGGCCAGGTCATCCGACCGCTGAAGCGGGTCGGGGTCTATGTACCTGGCGGCAAAGCAGCGTATCCATCGTCTGTGCTGATGAATGTGATTCCGGCACAGGTGGCAGGCGTGCCGGAGATTGTTCTCGTGACGCCACCGTCTACGAACGGTGGCGAAGGTATTAATCCGTACATTCTCGTTGCTGCTGCGGAAGCAGGCGTGAGCGAGATGTACCGGGTTGGCGGCGCTCAAGCCATCGCCGCCCTTGCTTACGGCACGGAGAGTATTGCCCCGGTGGACAAGATCTGTGGACCGGGCAATATTTACGTGGCGCTCGCGAAGCGCGAGGTGTACGGTGCGGTTGATATCGACAGTATCGCCGGGCCGAGTGAGATTGTGGTGCTCGCCGATGATACGGCGAATCCGGTGTACGTCGCCGCCGACCTGTTGTCGCAGGCGGAACATGACGAGATGGCATCGGCCATTCTCGTCACGAATTCGGCCACGCTGGCGGAAGCCGTGCAGGGCGAAGTGCAGCGGCAGCTTGAAGTGCTGCCGCGGCGTGATATCGCTGCTGCTTCGGTGGAGCAGTATGGCGCGATTATTGTGGTCGATTCCATCGATGAGGGAATCGACGTGGTGAACCGGCTTGCACCGGAGCATCTGGAGATTATGGTGCAGGAGCCGATGGCTTACGCTGGCCGGATCGAGAATGCCGGAGCGATCTTCCTCGGCCCGTACAGCTCGGAGCCTGTAGGAGATTATTTTGCCGGACCAAATCACATTATTCCGACCAATGGAACTGCGCGGTTCAGTTCGCCAGTGGACGTGGACGATTTTATCAAGAAATCGAGTCTGATCTATTATAGTAAAGAAGCGCTGCTGCAGAACGGAGCGGCTATTATAGAGTTGGCCCGCCATGAGGGTCTTGAAGGGCATGCCCGTGCAATCGCTGTACGGTTAGAACAGGAAGGAAAGGCGGAATCGGACAATGGATAAGCAAAATAATGGTGTGGAACTTGAAAACAAAGGTGCAGTGCGCCAAGCAGAGGTTGACCGTAAAACAAACGAGACCAATATTCAATTGGCCTTTACTGTAGATGGCACAGGACAATCCACGATTGAAACGGATGTACCTTTCCTGAACCATATGCTGGATCTGTTCACGAAGCACGGACAATTCGACCTGAACGTACAGGCCCGTGGAGACATTGATATCGATGATCATCACACGGTTGAAGACATCGGCATCTGTCTGGGACAGACGTTGCGAGAAGCGTTGGGTGACAAACGCGGTATTAAACGTTACGCCAGTGTTTTTGTACCGATGGACGAGGCGCTCGCCCAGGTCATTATTGACGTGAGTAACCGACCTCACTTTGAATACCGTGCAGAATACCCTTCCCAACAGGTAGGCAGTTTCTCCACGGAGCTGGTACATGAATTCCTGTGGAAATTGGCGCTGGAAGCTCGGATTACGTTGCATGTCATTGTGCACTATGGTCAGAACACTCACCACATGATTGAAGCGATCTTTAAGGCACTGGGACGTGCACTGGATGAAGCAACGATGATTGATCCACGGGTAACAGGTGTGCCTTCCACGAAGGGAGTGCTGTAGACGATGGCGATTGCAATTGTCGATTACGGTATGGGTAACCTGCACAGCGTCGGCAAAGCGGTCGAACGTCTTGGCTACGAAGCGCTGGTCACGGGTGACCGGGAAGAGATTCTTGGCGCAGATGGTGTCATTCTGCCAGGCGTAGGTGCTTTTGGTGATGCAATGGTTCATCTGCGGGAGAGTGGCCTGGATACGGTGGTGAAGGAAGCTGCTGCCGGGTCCAAGCCACTGCTCGGAATCTGTCTGGGGATGCAGTTGTTGTTCAGCTCAAGTGAAGAGCATGGCGAGCATGAGGGACTGGATATTTTGCCAGGGAAAGTGGTGCGATTCGCACCAGGAGAGCTGAAGGTTCCTCATATGGGATGGAACCGTTTGGAATTCCTGCACGCGGAAAATCCGCTATTTACGGGGCTGGAGGCAGGTCACGTCTATTTTGTCCATTCCTATCATGCGCTTACTGAAAACAGGGACGATCTGCTGGCGGTAACGGATTACGGACATCCGGTGACAGCCATTGTAGGCAGAGGATCCAACTTCGGCATGCAATTCCACCCGGAGAAAAGTGGAGAGCTTGGCATGAAGCTGCTCGGCAACTTTTTGGCTCTGACAGGAGCACCTGTACAAAGGTAAAACATCAGCTCTTCTTAACTATAGAAAGCGTACAAATCTAATTCATATTCAGGAGGCCTTGTATGTCATCTTTTATCCTATATCCGGCGATTGATATCCGGGACGGCAAATGTGTAAGACTGGTGCAGGGAGATTATAATCAGGAGACCGTGTATAACGATGACCCGGTTCAAGTGGCTTTATCCTGGGAGAAACAAGGCGGTACATACGTTCATCTGGTGGATCTGGATGGTGCGAAAGCAGGGCATCCTGTTAACGATGAGCTGATTGGGCGGATTGCGTCGTCTGTAAACGTACCTGTTCAGGTGGGCGGCGGACTTCGTACAGTAGCGGATGTAGAGCGTTTGCTGGGTCTGGGTGTTAGCCGGCTGATCATTGGAACAGCAGCAATTGAGGATCGTGCTTTTACAGAGGAAGTACTGGGACGTTACGGGGACAAAGTGGCAATTGGTATCGATGCACGTAATGGTTACGTGGCAACTCGCGGATGGCTTGAAACATCGGAAGTACAGGCAGAGGTACTCGCGAAGGAATTGGCGGCATATGGGGCAGAAACGTTTATCTTTACGGATATTTCCCGTGATGGCATGATGCAGGGTCCTAATGTGGAAGCGATTGTGTCTCTTGCCAAGGCGAGCGGACGTACGGTTATTGCTTCCGGCGGTGTAAGTGTAATGGATGATCTGCTTCGTTTGAGTCGCCACGCGGATGATGGTGTTGGTGGAGCAATTGTGGGTAAAGCACTGTATACAGGAAGTATCGATCTGTCTGAAGCAGTACGTGCGGTCAATAAGTAAGGGATATTCGGATAGAGAGGAAGAGGTAGCATGCTGGCAAAAAGAATCATCCCCTGTCTGGACGTGAAGGACGGCCGGGTCGTCAAAGGCGTCAACTTCGTTAATCTCCGCGATGCGGGTGATCCGGTAGAGCTGGCGGCACTATATGACCGCGAGGGCGCAGACGAACTGGTGTTTCTCGATATCTCCGCTTCGGTAGAAGGGCGCGAAACGATGGAAGAAGTCGTGCGGCAGACGGCGGGCGAGATCGCTATTCCCTTTACGGTAGGTGGTGGCATCTCCAAGGTAGAGGACATGAAGCGGATTCTCCGTGCGGGAGCGGATAAAATCGCAGTGAATACAGCCGCGGTACTTAATCCGCAGTTGATTGCAGATGGTGCACGTCGCTTTGGCTCGCAGTGTATCGTGGTAGCGATCGATGCCAAGTATAACGAAGCTTGGGGCGAGTGGGAAGTCTATACCCATGGTGGACGGAAACCCTCCGGGATCAAGGCGCTGGAATGGGTTAAACAGGCTGAGAGCTTGGGCGCGGGGGAGATTCTTCTCACAAGTATGGACGCGGACGGAACAAAAGACGGCTTTGATCTGAAGCTGACGGCAGCGGTATCCGAATCTGTGCGTATTCCAGTCATCGCATCGGGCGGTGCGGGCAAGGAATCTCATTTCTATGATGTATTTACCACAGGCAAAGCGGACGCAGGGCTGGCCGCAACGATTTTCCATTACAAAGAAATCGCCGTACCGGCGTTAAAACAACATTTGAGAGAACAAGGGGTGGAGATCCGTGACTAAAGTGAGCGATGAAATCAAGGAACAGTTGTCCTTGGAACAGGTTGTGGAACACATTCGTTGGAGTGATGGTTTGGTTCCTGCCATTGTGCAGGATGTGGATACTCGGGAAGTCTTAATGATGGCTTATATGAATCGCGAATCTCTGAAGTTGTCGCTTGAATCCGGTGAAACGTGGTTCTGGTCACGCTCGCGTCAAGAGCTGTGGCACAAAGGTGCAACATCTGGTAACGTGCAGACCATTACTTCCCTGAAATATGATTGTGATGGTGATACCTTGTTGGTTGAGGTCAAACCGAACGGTCCTGCCTGCCATACAGGTGCGGTAACATGTTTCCATAATGAAATCATTGGTTTGCCAGAGAAATCGGCGAATAAGGGTTCGGATGATGCGAGTGATGCATCTGCTTCGGGAAGTTCCGATTCCGAAAGCCGCTTCGAGGTTTTGGCTGAACTGGAGTCCGTTATTGCAGAGCGTGAACGTGAACGCCCTGAGGGTGCATATACAACGTATCTGTTTGATAAAGGTGTAGACAAAATATTGAAAAAAATCGGTGAAGAAGCATCCGAAACGATCATCGCCGCCAAAAATAAAGATAATGACGAGCTTCGTCTGGAGGTCAGTGACCTGATGTATCACCTGCTCGTCCTGTTACAAGAGCGCAAGCTGCCGCTGGACGATATTATGTCAGAGCTGAGCCGCCGTCATGAACGGCCTCGCCGCGATTAGGAGGCGAGCTTCGTGCGTATAGATTATCACACACACCATGAGCGGTGTGGACATGCCGTTGGCAAACTGGAAGAGTACGTGCAACGTGGTGTGGAGATCGGACTATCCCAGATTGGATTGTCCGATCACATGCCATTATTGCATGTCGATCCGGCTCAATATTATCCGGAAATGGCGATGCCTATGGATGAACTGCCGCGTTACGTAGAGGAGTGTTTCTCCCTGAAAGAACGTTACCGCGGACAGATTGACGTACGTGTTGGTCTGGAAGGTGACTATATTGAAGGCTGGGAAACAGAGATCCGTGCAATCATTGAGCGTTATCCATGGGATTATGTGATTGGCTCTGTTCATTTCCTCGGGGAATGGGACATTACGGATTTCCGCCAGACCCATCACTGGGAGGGCAAAGACATCCTTGAAGTATATCGTCAGTACTATGATGCCGTGAGCAAGGCAGCTACGACGGGACTGTACGATATTATGGGCCATACGGATGTCATTAAACGGTTTGGCTATGTTCCTTCAGCTGAACAGACAGAAGAACGTATCTCACTGGAGAACGCAGCGTTGCAGGCTATTGCCAAAAGTGGCTGCGCCATGGAGCTGAATGCTTCCGGGTTATCGAAGCCTTGCGCCGAGATGTTCCCTAGTCGCAGAATGCTGACGGAAGCCATTCGCATGGGCATTCCATTAACCATGGGGTCTGATGCACATGACCCAATGAAGCTGGGCGATTATCTGCCTGAAGCTGAAGCACTTTTGCATGAGTTGGGCTGTACGGAAGTCGCTGTTTTTGAAGGCCGTCATCGCTCGTTCATTCCTTTAAATGTATAAGCCAGTAGAGTATAATGAGGGTAGGAAATAACCTTTTAGCTAAGGGATTATATAGGGACTTCAACCCTCGGGAGGGCATTATGCAGCATTCGTTACGTATTTTTTCCGGTTCATCGAACCCTAAGCTGGCAGAACAGGTATGTGACAAGCTGGGTGTACAACTGGGCAAGATCAAGCTGTCCAGGTTCAAGAGCGGAGAAATATACGTTCATTATGAAGAAACGATCCGTAATTGTGATGTGTTTCTGGTACAGTCGTTGTCTCATCCGATCAATGAGCTGTTTGTCGAGCTGTTGGTGATGATTGATGCCGCAAAGAGGGCTTCAGCGCGCACTGTGAACATCATTGTTCCGTATTACGGCTATGCTCGTCAAGAGCGCAAATCCGCACCACGGGAACCGATCTCGGCCAAGATGGTAGCAGATGTATTAACGACAGCTGGCGCCAATCGAGTGGTAACAATCGACCTGCACGCAGCGGCCATTCAGGGATTCTTCAACATTCCGGTTGACCATATGACATCACTGGATCTGATTAGTGATTATCTGTTAAGCAAAGGAATCGAGAACCCTGTTGTCGTCTCCCCGGATGCGGGACGAGCATCGATGGCAGAGAAGCTGGCGAACCGTCTGGATTCTCCATTTGCCATTATGATCAAGAAACGTCCAAGCCATAATGAATCGGTTATTACCCATGTCATTGGTGATGTAGAAGGACGGACACCTATTATTATTGAGGATCTGATCGACACCGGAACAACCATTCTGAATGTGGTGGAAGGGTTGAAGGAACGCGGGTCCAAAAATGTATATGTATGTGCAACACACGGATTGTTCTCAGATGGGGCAGTAAGTAAATTGAATCACCCGTCAATTGAAGAGGTGGTAGTTACGGACTCGATCGCACTGCCAGATGACCACCCTGAATGCTTCAAAGTGTTACCTGTTGCGCCAATGCTGGCTCGCGCCGTACGCATTATTGTGGATGGTGGCTCCATGGCCACATTGTTTAAGGATTCTGGCATTTAGAGCATCGAGGATATAACGGTGTGCTGCCAGATGAACTGTTCCGTGTCTGAGTTGTTTTCTGCTCAGCACGGTTTTTTTGTTTTGGCTCTTTGAATTTAATTCTTGCTTTGCTGCTCAGAGGCTTGTGCTATAATAACATAAAATCAGTTATGATAGCGTTATCATAAGGTGAGTTGGATGCTGAACAGTAGAACCACGGCTGAGAACATTGGCATCGTGGAGTGAGGAGTGGGGTCTATTGTCTCGTAATTGGTACTACCGGTTATTGTTCTCGTATTTCCCTATTTTCTTTTTTACCATGACAATACTTATTTTTATCGCATTTGTTTTTATAAATGACGTCTCTAGGGAAGAGACCAGAAAGGCAGATCGAATCTCCTCCAGTTACTTGGAGTCTACACTGGATCGTACGATCCGGGATATTGAGCTATCTGTGACCGAAACAGTACAGAACACACAAGCTTACAAGCTTTATTTTAATAACACCGTCCAGACCAGCTCGGACACGGTCTATTCAATTGCACAGAATTTGCGCGAACTGTCCAGTTCTTCTTCATGGATTCAATCCATCTATATCTACGACAAGAGAAATGACAGAGTTTTGACGGTAAGTGGCTCCAGAGAATCGGACAGCTTCTCGGATAAGGTGTGGATTGATCGGATTGTTAACGGGCCAATCGGGTCGGGCTGGCAACCAGTCCGGGAAATCGAGGTGGACTTTCAGCAACCTGTCCGGGTACTGACAGTGAATAAGGGCATGCCTTTACCTTTTGGCTCCGAGGGTACTCTAGTCATTAATATCAAGATGAGCAGTATTGAGCAAAGTGTGGATAGTATGGTTAATGGGCAACTTTCCTTTCTGACGATTACGGATCGTGAGGGCAAGATTGTGTATAATGCCCATTCCGATTATGAAGGGGCAGTGAATGGAAAGGAGCTAAACCATTTACCGCTAGACAGATTGGGCTGGACCCTGTCCAGTGGAATTAAGGCGGGCAACTTGTTTGGCTGGGTTTCGGTTGTTTCCTACGTGTGGATTATAATTGGAATTCTGACTGTTCTCTGTGCCGTCATTTATATTGTCTATATAACTCGTCGTAACTATAAGCCTATTCAGATTATCATGAACCGGATTGAAGCTCATCAAATCCGTGTGTTGGAAAACTCAGGAACTCGGACCGATGAGATGAAGATGATTGATGGTGTTCTTGAGAATCTGATCAATCATATGATGGACTATGATAAGAAGAGCAGAGAGAACGCACTTTTACAACGTAGCAGGCTGTTTAATGCTTTGCTGCTTGGGGAACATATGGATCAAGTTTCAGAGCAATTAAAGGAGTTTTCTCCTTTTGATGAAGTGCATGACTCTTCGCGTTTTGCCGTTGTTGTTGGAGAAATCAACAAGTATGAAAAAGGGTTTCAGGAACGGTACACGAGAGGTGAACAAAATACGCTGAAGTTTGCTTTGATGAACGTTTTGCAGGAACTATCACGTAATACGGGAGTACAGTGCTGGGCGGAATGGATCAGCGCGGATCGAATAGCGATACTTTTTTTGTCCAAAGAAAATCGTGACAGTAACAGCTCAGATATGTCAGGGCAGATTCGCATTGTGGTAGAGGAATGTCAATCTTGGGTGGAACAGAATCTGCGTATTTCCCTTAGCTTTGGCATTGGGCCTATTGCTGAGGGGATAGAATCGATTCGGGATTCCTATGCAGCAGCCGAGACGGTAATGCAACGCAAGCTCTTGATGAATGGTGATGTGGGGCAAGCCGAGTGCGGAGAGCATCAGCATCCTTTACTGGATACCTACACTTACCTGCAGATGATCGCCGACTTTGTTAAACGTTTCCGCATGTCGAGTGTTCAGTGGCGTGATCAACTGGAAGAGATTTTCACAGCATTTGAGCGAAATAAGCTGCCAGATGACGAGATTCGCTCTCTCATCCAAGCGATGTTACAGATGCTCAGTAGAGAAGTCGCAATGATGTCAGAGAAGCTGCAAGAAGAGCTGTCAGAAGAGAATATTAACAAGTGGCTCAAGTTGATGGAAGAGGCAGAGACACTTGAGGATATCAAAGGCCTTCTGTTTGATAATCTGACGGATCTGTTCAGAACCTATGTGGCGGTCACTGAAACCAAGAGTTACAAAGCAATGGTTAACGAAATGAAAGCCTATATTGAAGAACAGTTTGCTAATCCAGATCTTTCATTGAAACATCTGAGTGATCGATTTCAGATTACGGGCAAACATGCGAGTTATTTGTTTAAGACCGAATTCAACATGAAGTTTGTTGATTTTGTTACAGAGCTTCGCATGAAGGAGGCCGAACAGCTTCTGTTAAAAACGGATCATTCCTTGCAGGACATTGCTTTGAAAGTAGGATACGCGAACGGGATTACTTTAGGCCGTGTGTTTAAGCGAGTGATGGGTATTACACCAGGGGATTATCGTCGTTTGAAACGTGACCACCTTGATCTCGAAGAATGACAAAAATATAGATGTGCATGGCTTAAGGAAATACAGGGTGAGTTTTAGGCAGTGGCTCTTCACTGAGAGAGCGGACAGTCTTGAATTCACCCTGTTTTGTATTATTCAGTTATAAACTGAAAGGGAAGTAACTGCTTGTGTGCGAGGATACAAGGATATTCCCACTCTTTTCTATTTACGAATATAAGCAGTATGTGAAAATGGTTTATCCGAATATGAGCAGAGTGTTCTGGTGTCAGAGGGGGCAAACTAGCACTAAAGCCTTTAGCAGCAAGGGTTTAGAAAATAGTCAGTCTGCGAAAATAATCATGATGTATAAACCATAATCCGTATGTAAACGCTTACGAAACTAGTTTGTTGTAAGAAAGACGAGAGATGTGGAATACTCAGAGCAAGCTTCAAAAACATTCACGCAAAGCCAAAGGGGATGAACGGAATGACAAGAAAAGGGAGTCTAAAGAAGTTGATGGGTTTGGCGCTTACAGCAGTAATGGGCGTCTCACTACTTGCGGGGTGCTCATCTGCAGATAACAAATCAGCAGAAGGCGGAGCATCCGGTGATGGAAAACGCGTCACATTAAAGGTGGAGCTTTTCGACCGTGGTAAAACACCTTCTCAGTACACGATCTCAAATAACTTTATCTCTCAAATGATTCAAAAGAACTTTGGTGATCCGAACAACATTGACGTACAGTTCGTACCTGTTCAACG
Coding sequences:
- the hisG gene encoding ATP phosphoribosyltransferase translates to MSDILKVAMPKGRIYKKASKLFREAGLDIPEDVDDTRRLVIEVPEAGMEFIMAKPVDVPTYVEYGVADIGIVGKDVLLEEDRDVYELLNLGIAQCRMSVIGLPDWKPGIQQRVATKYPRIASQYFREQGQQVEVIKLNGSIELAPLIGLADRIVDLVETGQTLRENGLVEMTGILDITSRLIANRVSYRMKNARIQALCDALQQVIPASNEISAGSLRG
- the hisD gene encoding histidinol dehydrogenase; translated protein: MKIVPAREFDLKREVEYGTPEQNETVRRIVSDIRREGDAALLRYTEQLDRTKLTAAELRVPQEELQAAYAAVEPSFVTAIRQAAANIRAFHEKQKRNSWMDWQPDGSLLGQVIRPLKRVGVYVPGGKAAYPSSVLMNVIPAQVAGVPEIVLVTPPSTNGGEGINPYILVAAAEAGVSEMYRVGGAQAIAALAYGTESIAPVDKICGPGNIYVALAKREVYGAVDIDSIAGPSEIVVLADDTANPVYVAADLLSQAEHDEMASAILVTNSATLAEAVQGEVQRQLEVLPRRDIAAASVEQYGAIIVVDSIDEGIDVVNRLAPEHLEIMVQEPMAYAGRIENAGAIFLGPYSSEPVGDYFAGPNHIIPTNGTARFSSPVDVDDFIKKSSLIYYSKEALLQNGAAIIELARHEGLEGHARAIAVRLEQEGKAESDNG
- the hisB gene encoding imidazoleglycerol-phosphate dehydratase HisB, which produces MDKQNNGVELENKGAVRQAEVDRKTNETNIQLAFTVDGTGQSTIETDVPFLNHMLDLFTKHGQFDLNVQARGDIDIDDHHTVEDIGICLGQTLREALGDKRGIKRYASVFVPMDEALAQVIIDVSNRPHFEYRAEYPSQQVGSFSTELVHEFLWKLALEARITLHVIVHYGQNTHHMIEAIFKALGRALDEATMIDPRVTGVPSTKGVL
- the hisH gene encoding imidazole glycerol phosphate synthase subunit HisH, with the translated sequence MAIAIVDYGMGNLHSVGKAVERLGYEALVTGDREEILGADGVILPGVGAFGDAMVHLRESGLDTVVKEAAAGSKPLLGICLGMQLLFSSSEEHGEHEGLDILPGKVVRFAPGELKVPHMGWNRLEFLHAENPLFTGLEAGHVYFVHSYHALTENRDDLLAVTDYGHPVTAIVGRGSNFGMQFHPEKSGELGMKLLGNFLALTGAPVQR
- the hisA gene encoding 1-(5-phosphoribosyl)-5-[(5-phosphoribosylamino)methylideneamino]imidazole-4-carboxamide isomerase; the protein is MSSFILYPAIDIRDGKCVRLVQGDYNQETVYNDDPVQVALSWEKQGGTYVHLVDLDGAKAGHPVNDELIGRIASSVNVPVQVGGGLRTVADVERLLGLGVSRLIIGTAAIEDRAFTEEVLGRYGDKVAIGIDARNGYVATRGWLETSEVQAEVLAKELAAYGAETFIFTDISRDGMMQGPNVEAIVSLAKASGRTVIASGGVSVMDDLLRLSRHADDGVGGAIVGKALYTGSIDLSEAVRAVNK
- the hisF gene encoding imidazole glycerol phosphate synthase subunit HisF — translated: MLAKRIIPCLDVKDGRVVKGVNFVNLRDAGDPVELAALYDREGADELVFLDISASVEGRETMEEVVRQTAGEIAIPFTVGGGISKVEDMKRILRAGADKIAVNTAAVLNPQLIADGARRFGSQCIVVAIDAKYNEAWGEWEVYTHGGRKPSGIKALEWVKQAESLGAGEILLTSMDADGTKDGFDLKLTAAVSESVRIPVIASGGAGKESHFYDVFTTGKADAGLAATIFHYKEIAVPALKQHLREQGVEIRD
- the hisIE gene encoding bifunctional phosphoribosyl-AMP cyclohydrolase/phosphoribosyl-ATP diphosphatase HisIE, translating into MTKVSDEIKEQLSLEQVVEHIRWSDGLVPAIVQDVDTREVLMMAYMNRESLKLSLESGETWFWSRSRQELWHKGATSGNVQTITSLKYDCDGDTLLVEVKPNGPACHTGAVTCFHNEIIGLPEKSANKGSDDASDASASGSSDSESRFEVLAELESVIAERERERPEGAYTTYLFDKGVDKILKKIGEEASETIIAAKNKDNDELRLEVSDLMYHLLVLLQERKLPLDDIMSELSRRHERPRRD
- the hisJ gene encoding histidinol-phosphatase HisJ, which translates into the protein MRIDYHTHHERCGHAVGKLEEYVQRGVEIGLSQIGLSDHMPLLHVDPAQYYPEMAMPMDELPRYVEECFSLKERYRGQIDVRVGLEGDYIEGWETEIRAIIERYPWDYVIGSVHFLGEWDITDFRQTHHWEGKDILEVYRQYYDAVSKAATTGLYDIMGHTDVIKRFGYVPSAEQTEERISLENAALQAIAKSGCAMELNASGLSKPCAEMFPSRRMLTEAIRMGIPLTMGSDAHDPMKLGDYLPEAEALLHELGCTEVAVFEGRHRSFIPLNV
- a CDS encoding ribose-phosphate diphosphokinase, producing the protein MQHSLRIFSGSSNPKLAEQVCDKLGVQLGKIKLSRFKSGEIYVHYEETIRNCDVFLVQSLSHPINELFVELLVMIDAAKRASARTVNIIVPYYGYARQERKSAPREPISAKMVADVLTTAGANRVVTIDLHAAAIQGFFNIPVDHMTSLDLISDYLLSKGIENPVVVSPDAGRASMAEKLANRLDSPFAIMIKKRPSHNESVITHVIGDVEGRTPIIIEDLIDTGTTILNVVEGLKERGSKNVYVCATHGLFSDGAVSKLNHPSIEEVVVTDSIALPDDHPECFKVLPVAPMLARAVRIIVDGGSMATLFKDSGI
- a CDS encoding helix-turn-helix domain-containing protein, whose product is MSRNWYYRLLFSYFPIFFFTMTILIFIAFVFINDVSREETRKADRISSSYLESTLDRTIRDIELSVTETVQNTQAYKLYFNNTVQTSSDTVYSIAQNLRELSSSSSWIQSIYIYDKRNDRVLTVSGSRESDSFSDKVWIDRIVNGPIGSGWQPVREIEVDFQQPVRVLTVNKGMPLPFGSEGTLVINIKMSSIEQSVDSMVNGQLSFLTITDREGKIVYNAHSDYEGAVNGKELNHLPLDRLGWTLSSGIKAGNLFGWVSVVSYVWIIIGILTVLCAVIYIVYITRRNYKPIQIIMNRIEAHQIRVLENSGTRTDEMKMIDGVLENLINHMMDYDKKSRENALLQRSRLFNALLLGEHMDQVSEQLKEFSPFDEVHDSSRFAVVVGEINKYEKGFQERYTRGEQNTLKFALMNVLQELSRNTGVQCWAEWISADRIAILFLSKENRDSNSSDMSGQIRIVVEECQSWVEQNLRISLSFGIGPIAEGIESIRDSYAAAETVMQRKLLMNGDVGQAECGEHQHPLLDTYTYLQMIADFVKRFRMSSVQWRDQLEEIFTAFERNKLPDDEIRSLIQAMLQMLSREVAMMSEKLQEELSEENINKWLKLMEEAETLEDIKGLLFDNLTDLFRTYVAVTETKSYKAMVNEMKAYIEEQFANPDLSLKHLSDRFQITGKHASYLFKTEFNMKFVDFVTELRMKEAEQLLLKTDHSLQDIALKVGYANGITLGRVFKRVMGITPGDYRRLKRDHLDLEE